ACGGCGAGACCTTCGATGTGCCAGTTGCGGATCATGGTTTCCCAGGCGGTCGGCTCGTTGAAGCAGCCGATCTCGCGGATGGATTCCACGGTCCGGGCGAGCTGGGTGGTGGTGGCGACGTAGCAGCACAGGATGCCGCCGGGGACGAGGGCCTTGGAGACGGCCTCCAGGCATTCCCAGGGGGCGAGCATGTCGAGGATGACGCGGTCGACGTCGGTGTCGGACAGGTTGTCCTGGAGGTCGCCGACGGTGAGCTGCCAGGCGGGGTGGGGGCCGCCGAAGTAGCGCTCCACGTTCTGCTGGGCGATCTCGGCGAAGTCCTCGCGGCGCTCGTAGGAGTGCAGCATGCCCTGGTCGCCGATGGCGCGCAGCAGGAAGCTGCTGAGCGAGCCGGAGCCGACGCCGGCTTCCACGACGCGGGCGCCGGGGAAGATGTCGGCGAAGGCGAGGATCTGCCCCGCGTCCTTGGGGTAGACGACGGCTGCCCCGCGGGGCATGGACAGGACGTAGTCGGGGAGCAGGGGGCGCAGCGCGAGGTAGGCGACGTTGCCGGTGGTGCGGACAACGCTGCCCTCGGGAGCGCCGATCAGTTCGTCGTGCGGGAAGGAGCCCTTGTGGGTGTGGAAGTTCTTCCCGGCTTCGAGCGTGAACGTGTAGTGGCGGCCCTTGGGGTCGGTCAGCTGTACCTGGTCCCCGACCTTGAAGGGCCCGCGCCTGCGGGCGGCACCGGTCGGTTCGGACATGTGACCAGCGTACCGGTTCCCTGCGGGGGGCTTGGCCAACGAAGGGGGTGGGGGCAGCGCTGGGTCGAGCAGTGCCGGTCGTATGTGGCTGAGCGCGCAGTTCCCCGCGCCCCTTTGGGGCGCTTCGGTACGGGGCGTTATGCAGCGGGTCTTGCCATGGCCTGGACGAAGGCCCGCTCCACGTCTGCCGCGGACAGGACGCCGTAGATCTCGCCGGTTTCCTCTACGACGAGGTACTCGGTGGCCGGGGTGGCTCGCAGGACGTCGAGGAGTTCTTCTCCGGACAGTTCGGCGGAGACACGCATGCCGTCGGTGAGGTCCTGGGCGAGGCCGCTGACGGCGACCCAGGGGCGGCGGTGTTCGGGTACGCCGACGATGGCGGACTCGCGGACGAGGGAGAGGGGGTTGCCATGGGCGTCCACGACGACGAGGGCGCGGGCTCCGGCGGCGTTGGCGCGGCGCAGGGCTTCGGAGAGGGGGGTGTCGGTCTGGACGGGTACGGCGCGGCGGGTGAGGGTGCGGGCGCGTAGTTCGGGGAGGTGTTCGCGCAGGCGGGCCATGCGCAGGCTGTTGCCGGCGCCGGTCCAGATGATCGCGGCGAGGATGGCGGCGAGCAGGGCGTCGGTGACGGTGTCCATGCCGCCGGCGTCGGTGTTGTCGCCACCGAGGGCGCCGGACTGGTTGAGCAGGGGCAGGCCGATGAGGACGGCGACGGCGAGGGCGCGGCCGACCCAGGCGGCGGCGACGGTGCCGCTCATGGGTTTGCCGGTGATTTTCCAGACGACGGCGCGGAGCATGCGGCCGCCGTCGAGGGGCAGGCCGGGGAGGAGGTTGAAGATCGCCACGATGAGGTTGGAGATCATCAGGCCGGCCAGCAGGACGCCGGGGACGGTGCCGGGTTCGACGGGTTTCATGGCCAGGTAGAACAGGCCGGCGAGGATGAGGGAGAGGAGTGGGCCTACGAAGGCCAGGACGAACTCGCGGCCCGGGGTCTCGGCTTCCTTCTCGATCTCGGAGACGCCGCCGAAGAACTGCAGCTGGATGCGGCGGACGGGGAGTTTGAAGCGGATCGCGGCGACCGTGTGGGCCAGTTCGTGGACCAGGACGGAGGCGTAGAAGGCGACGGCGAAGAACAGGGAGACCAGATAGCGGGCGGCGCCGAGCCCGGGCAGCACGCGGTCGAGCTGGCCGCCGAAGACCCAGGTGATCAGTGCGGCGACGAGGAACCAGCTGGGCGCGACGTACACCGGCACGCCGAAGGGCCGGCCCATGAGGATGCCGCCACCGGGTTCCTTGGGCCGCGGCTGCGGCGGCTCGCCCTTGGCGATCCCGGAGTGCGCGAGGGAGCGATGCTCGCCGTGCGGGTCGCGGGGGCCGGGGGCCGGGGTGTCGGTGCCGGGGGTGTCGTCCTTGGTGTCTTTGGCCGCGTCGGGGTCGAAGCGGCTGCCGGTGTCGGTCGTCGTGGCGTCGGTGGCGTTGGCCTCTGTGCCGCTGGTGGGGTTCTCGGCGGCCGCGCCGGTGCCGGTGTTGCCGGCGTCCTCAGGGGTGCCGGTTGCGGCCTGGACAGGGGGCGCTGCGGCCGGTCCGCTGGTCGGCTCCCCGGTGACCTCGGCGTCGGACGGGTCGGACGGGTCTCGGTCCGTGGTGTCCTCGTGGGGAGCCGCGCCAGGCGTGCGGGGCTGGGGCTCCGGGCCGGGATCGTGGGTGAGGCCGGTCGTCGGGGCCGTTGGACCTGCGGGGTGCTGGGCCGGCTCGTCTTTGCCGGACCGCGGCTGCCCGCTCCCGCCGCTCACGTCCACGGTGTCCCCTCGTTCGAAGCGTCTTCCGTACCTGCCGGACGGAAGGGTCTCTGGTCGATGGTATGCGGCCGTGGTGACGCGTTTCGCCCCGGCACCCCTTGTGTTTGCCCCGCTGTCCTACGGTCGAACACGGGCGGCGGCTGGGTCACTGTCAGTGGCGGGCCGTAAGGTCTGTGGGCATGGACAGCAGTATCGAGGACGCGGGAGCCCCGGCGGGCAGCGCCGAGCAGACGGGACCGGCCGAGGCGCCGCAGCAGACGCCCACGACGGCTGCGCCGGCGACGGCCGCGGAGCCGGTGCCCAGCCCCTCGATACCTGCGGTGGCGGCCGAGGAAATCCCAGCGACTGAGAAGGCGCTCCCCGGGACCGAGACGCCTCCCGCTGCCGCGGCACCCGCCGTGCCCGGTGCCGAGCGGGCCGCCGTCCCGCCCACCTCGCTCTCTCCTTCCCGGGCCGGCGATTTCATGCAGTGCCCGTTGCTGTACCGGTTCAGAGTGATCGACCGGCTGCCGGAGAAGCCGAGCGCGGTGGCGACCCGGGGCACGCTGGTGCACGCGGTGCTGGAGCGGCTGTTCGACGCGCCCGCCGCGGAGCGGACCGCGCCGCGGGCCAAGGCGCTGGTCCCGGGACAGTGGGACCGGCTGCGGGAGAGCCGGCCGGAGGTCACGGAGCTGTTCGCGGACGACCCGGACGGGGAGCGGCTGGCGGGGTGGCTGGCGGAGGCCGAGCGGCTCGTGGAGCGCTGGTTCACGCTGGAGGATCCGACGCGGCTGGAGCCGGCCGAGCGGGAGCTGTTCGTGGAGACCGAGCTGGAGTCGGGGCTGCGGCTGCGCGGGATCATCGACCGGGTGGACGTGGCGCCGACCGGTGAGGTGCGGATCGTCGACTACAAGACGGGGAAGGCGCCGAGGCCGGAGTACTCCGAGGGCGCGCTGTTCCAGATGAAGTTCTACGCCCTGGTCGTGTGGCGGTTGAAGCGGGTGGTCCCGCGCCGGCTCCAGCTGGTGTATCTGGGCAGCGGGGATGTGCTGACGTACGACCCGGTGCTCGCCGATCTCGAGCGGGTCGAGCGCAAGCTGCACGCGCTGTGGGAGGCGATCGAGCGGGCCACGCAGACAGGTGAGTGGCGGCCCCGGCCGACCAAGCTGTGCGGCTGGTGCGACCATCAGGCGCACTGCCCGGAGTTCGGCGGCACTCCCCCGGCGTATCCGCTGCCGGTGAGGGCGGCCGAGTCCGGGCGCGTGGAGCAGGGCAGAATGGGCCCGGACTAGCGAAGGAGTGTCACGTGGCCATCCGTGTCCTACTGGTCGACGACCAGCCCCTGCTGCGTACGGGTTTCCGGATGATCCTGGAGGCCGAGCAGGACATCGCGGTCGTGGGCGAGGCCGGTGACGGTCTGCAGGCCCTCGATCAGGTGCGGGCCCTGCAGCCGGACGTGGTGTTGATGGACATCCGCATGCCGCGGATGGACGGGGTGGAGGCGACCCGGCAGATCACCGGTCCCGACCGGTCCGGCCCGGCGAAGGTGCTGGTGCTGACCACGTTCGATCTGGACGAGTACGTGGTGGAGGCGCTGCGCGCCGGTGCGAGCGGTTTTCTTCTGAAGGACGCGCCCGCCAATGAACTGGTGCAGGCCATCCGGGTGGTGGCGGGGGGTGAGGCGATGCTGGCGCCGAGCATCACGCGCCGGCTGCTGGACAAGTACGCCACGCATCTGCCCTCCGGTGACGAGCCGGTGCCGGACACGCTGAACACCCTCACCGACCGTGAGGTGGAGGTGCTGAAGCTGGTGGCGCGCGGCCTGTCGAACGCGGAGATCGCGGCCGATCTGTTCGTCAGCGAGACGACGGTGAAGACGCATGTGGGGCATGTGCTGACCAAGCTGGGCCTCAGGGACCGCGTGCAGGCGGCGGTGTACGCGTACGAGAGCGGTCTGGTGCGCCCCGGCGCCCAGTGAGCGGACGGTGTCCGGTACGACGCGAAGGGCGCCCCTCCCGGCATGGGGAGGGGCGCCCTTCGCGTCGACAGGGTCAATGGGTGTCAGCTCTTGCTGAGTTCCCAGAACCGGAACACCGTGGAGGCGTCCAGGCAGTACTCCAGGCCGTAGACGCCGTCGCGGGCGACGGCGTACTGCTTGGCCTGCCAGACCGGCAGGACGGGTAGTTCGGTGGCGACGATGTTCTGCAGCCGGCCGAAGTTCTGGTCGGTGGCGCCGCGGTCGCTCTGTGCGGCCGTGCTGGGGATGAGCGAGCCGGTGATGGTGCTGTTGCTGTAGTTGTTGTCCAGCACGTTGCCCTTGCCGAAGAAGGGCGCGGTGAAGTTGTCGGCGTCCGGGTAGTCCGGCACCCAGCCCTTGACGTAGACGCCGTACTTGTCGGCGGTGATGTCCTTCTCGTACTGGTCGAAGGCGACGGACTTGACGTCGGCGTCGAACAGGCCGCTGGCGTTGAGCTGGCCGGCGATGGCCTTCAGCTCTTCGTCGGTGGCGGGGCCGTAGCGCGACGGCGTGGACCACAGGGTGAGCTTGACCTTGCCGGTGATGCCGTCGGCGTGCAGCGCGGCGGCGGCCTTGGCCTGGGAGGGGCGGGCGCCGTAGGTGTCGAAGAAGGCGGTGTTGTGGCCGACGATGCCCGCCGGGATGATCGAGTACAGCGGGGTGGCGGTGCCCTGGTAGACGTTCTTGATGAGGGCGTCGCGGTCGATGAGGTAGGCCATCGCCTTGCGGACGCCCACCTTTCCGGCGACCGGGTCCTTCATGTTGAAGACCAGGTGCTGGACTTCGGCGCTGGTGCCCTCGATGACGTCGACGCCCTTGCTGCCGCCCTGCTTGTCGAGGCCGGCGATGTCGGAGGCGGACAGGCCTCGGTAGGCGATGTCGACCTTGCCGTCGAGGAGTGCCTGCTTCAGGGCGGTGCGGTCGCCGTGGAAGAACTTCAGGGTGACGCCGGAGTTCTTGACCTTGGCGGTGCCCTTGTAGTTGCCGTTGACGGAGAAGACCGCTTTGTCCTTGTCGAAGGAGTCCAGCTTGTAGGGGCCGGAGCCGACGGCCTGGTGGTCGGTGCGCAGTCCGTTCGCGTCGTACTGACTGTGGTCCACGATGGAACCGGCACCGGAGGCGATCTTGCTGGGGAAGGTGGCGTCGGAGGACTTCAGGTGGAAGACCACCGTCTTCGCGTCGGGTGTGCCGATGCTGCCGAGCATCGGGAACATGACCGCGGGTCCGGCCGAGTCGTTGATCTTCAGCATGCGGTCGAAGGAGAACTTCACGTCCTTCGAGGTGAGGTCGTCACCATTGCTGAATTTCAGGCCGTCCTTCAGCTCGCACTTGTAGACGGTGGCCCGGGAGTCGGTGAAGGAGCACTCCTTGGCCAGTTCGGGCTGGGGTTCGGTCGCGCCCTTGGGGAAGCTGAGCAGCGACTGGAAGACGTTGTCGAACAACAGCCAGGAGCCGGGGTCGTAGCCGGAGGCCGGGTCCGTGGCGAGGACGTCGTCGGACATCCCCATCACCACGGAGGAGCCGGTCCCCCCGGAATCACCGCTCCCCGAGCCGCAGCCGGTCAACAGGCCGGAGGCCAGTCCCGCCACGACGGGCAGGACTGGCCACTGGTTGCGCAGGTTCACTCGCATGTGCCTTATTCGTCGGTTCGTCACCCCGGGGCCCCGTCCTGGCCCCGGGTCTCCGGGGCAGCCGTCCCTGGCCCCCGGACGAGAGCCGTCAGCCGCTCACACCGCGGCCGAGCTCCCACAGCTGAAGCGTCGAGGAGGAGTTGAGGGCGTACGCGACACCCGTGATGTCGCTCCGCGCGGCGACGTACTGCTTGCCCTGCCACAGCGGCAGGATCGGGACGTCGTCGGCGACGGTGTCCTGGATCGCGGTGAGGCTCTTGGCGGCGGCAAGCCGGTCGGCCTCGCGGCGGGAGTCCGGGATCAGCGTGTTCTGGATGGTGGCGTTGGAGTACGGCGAGCCGAGGAAGTTGCCCTTGTCGAGGAACGGCGCGAGGAAGTTGTCGGCGTCGGGGAAGTCGGGGAACCAGCCCATGCCGTAGACGTCGTACTGCCCCTTCTTCTCGGCGGGCCGGAAGGTTTCCCAGGTGTGGCCCTGGATCGACGCGTCGAACAGTCCGCTGTCGTTGAGCTGCTGCTGCAGGACCTCGAACTCCTTCTTCTCCGCGGAGCCGTAGTGGTCGGTCGTGTAGTGCAGGGTCAGCTTCACCGGGGTGGTGATGCCGGCCTTGGCGAGCAGGCTCTTGGCCTTGTCGGCACTTGGGTTGCCGTACTTGTTGAAGAACGAGTTGGAGTGGCCGGTGACGGTGGCCGGGACCAGCGAGTACAGCGGCTCGGCCTGGGTGCCGTAGACCTTGCCGACCAGTGCCGCGCGGTCGATGAGCTGGGCCATGGCCTGGCGTACGGCCTTGGACTTCACACTGGGCGCGTTGGTGTTGAAGGCCAGGTAGCGGATTTCCAGGCCCGGCATGTCGACCAGGTCGACCTTGTTGCCGCCGCCGGCGTCCAGCTTCTGGATCTGCTCGGGCGACATGGTGCGGGTCATGACGTCGATGTCACCCTTGTCGATCGCGGCGCCCATGGCGTCGGCGTCGGAGAAGGAGCGCAGCTCGACCTTGCCGTTGTTCACCTTCACATAGCCCTTGTAGTTGGGGTTCTTGGTGAAGGTGGCGGTGGTGATCGCGTTGCCGTCGGTATCCGCGTGGAAGGTGTACGGGCCGGAGCCGTCGACCTCGAAGCCGTCGCGCAGCTTGTCCTTCGGGTAGTCCTTCGGGTTGATGATGCCCGCGACCGGCGTGGACAGCTTGTACGGGAAAGTGGCGTCGGCCGTCTTGAGGTGGAAGATGACCTCGCGGTCGCCCTGCGTCTCGATGGTGTCGATGGTGTTGAGCAGGGAGGCGACGCCACTGTCGGCCTTGATGCGCAGGGCGCGCTCGATGGAGTACTTGACGTCCTGGGCGGTGACCTGGTCGCCGCTGGCGAACTTGAGGCCGTCGCGGAGCTTGCAGGCGTAGCGCTCGCTGCCGCTGTCGGTGAAGGAGCAGCTCTCGGCCGCGTCCGGGACGGGGTCGCCCTCGCCCTTGGGCTGGGCCATCAGGGTCTGCACGCTCTGGCGCAGGATGTTCCAGGTGCCGACGTCGTAGGCGTAGGCCGGGTCGAGGGGCGCCGGGGCGTCGTTGGTGGTGGTGAACCGGTCCGTGGTGCCGACGACGATGGCGTCGCCGCTCTTGCTCCCGCTGCTGGATCCGCCGCATGCGGCGAGAACCGGGGTGAGCAGGCCGGCTACCGCCGGCAGCACCAAAGTCTTGCGGTTCATGCGGGGGTTTCTCCAGAGCTGTTCGGGTCCGTGTATCCGGCATGCATGGGTGGTGCGGCGGACCACGGGGGTAGCGGCGATGTTCTCGCGACGAGATTAGTCGGCGCCCGCAGGAGGGTTCACGGTCGCGTGAGTTGACCCGCCATCACGCAGGGGAACCGGGTGCGGACACACCGAAAACCCGACAGCGGCAGGATTAGTGCAGCTTCCCATCAATCGGGACACAAAGACCCGTCGGCCGGGCTTGAACAGGGGCGTTCAGCACACTTGCCCCTGACTGTCGAGGGCCCTCAAAGTGGCGAACGTCACACTTCCAACTGTGCGGTGAGTCAGTGGAATTCGGCCGGACGGCCCGGGCTGGAATTCCCCGCGGGTGGTACTTCCCCGGAAATGTGTCCAGCGGGCCTATGGACTTTTCACGCTGGGTGAACGACTAGGGCATTTCCGTCATCAGGCCACGCAGAAATGCCAGGTCGACCTCTTCCAGAGAGGTGACCACGGTGCGTCCCCCGGACGAGGTGATGGGGGCGACGGAGGGTACGGCGACCACGCGGCAGCCCGCGGCCTCGGCGGCGGCGACTCCGGTCGCCGTGTCCTCGACCACCGCACACCGGTCGGGCTGTGCGCCGAGCCCGGCGGCGGCGAGCAGATAGGGGTCGGGGAAGGGCTTGGTGCGCGAGACCTCGTCGCCCGCGATGGACAGGGCGAAGTGATGCGGGCCGAGCACCTTCAGCACCCGGTCGATGATGCGCCGATGGGAGGCCGAGACGAGGGCCGTCGGGATGGCGTGCTCGTGGAGTTCGGCGAGCAGGCGGGCGGCACCGGGCATCAGCGGCAGGGCATGGTCGATACGGTCCTCGAAGCCGTCGTTGAGCAGCTCGGTGAGCTCGGTGAGCGGGATGTCGGCGCCGGTGGCCTCGATGAGGAAGCCGGCGCTGCGGGTCATGGGTCCGCCGACCACGACATGCCGCCAGGATTCGTCCAGGGTGTGGCCGAGGCGGGCGAAGATCTCGACCTCGACGTCCCACCAGAAGCCCTCGGTGTCCACCAGGGTGCCGTCCATGTCGAGAAGCACCGCCTGCAGGGCGGAGCCTTCGGCCGTACGGGTTCCGAGCGCGGGGACCGTACTGGTCATCCGGGCGCACCTCCTTGAGGGACGATCAGGCCGGTTCCCGGACAGGGAACCGGCCTGCAGTGGACCGACCAGTGTACGACTCCGGCGCCCGAAGCGCCTCGTTTATCACTCGCGCACGGGGGTATCCCTGAAAACACCCCGGCACAGGTCAGAGGGCCGGCGGCGTGCCCGCCGACGGCCGCTCAGCCCCGGAGGGCTCACCTGGCGTTGAAATACTTCGCCTCCGGGTGGTGGATCACGATCGCGTCCGTGGACTGCTCGGGGTGCAGCTGGAACTCCTCGGAGAGGTGGACACCGATGCGTTCGGGCTGGAGCAGGTCGGCGATCTTGGCGCGGTCCTCCAGGTTCGGGCAGGCGCCGTAGCCGAGGGAGAAGCGGGCGCCCCGGTACTTCAGGGCGAACATGTCCTCGATGTCGGCCGGGTCCTCGCCGGCGAAGCCCAGCTCCATGCGCACGCGCGCGTGCCAGTACTCGGCGAGTGCCTCGGCCAACTGGACGGACAGGCCGTGCAGTTCGAGGTAGTCGCGGTAGGAGTTGGCCGCGAAGAGCTTGGCGGTCTCCTCGCCGATCCGGGAGCCGACGGTGACGACCTGGAGTCCGACGACGTCGGTCTCGCCGGACTCCTCCGGGCGGAAGAAGTCGGCCAGGCACAGCCGGCGGCCACGGCGCTGGCGCGGGAAGGTGAACCGGGTGCGCTCGTTGCCCTGCTCGTCCAGAATGATCAGGTCGTCGTCCTTGGAGACGCAGGGGAAGTAGCCGTAGACGACGGCCGCTTCGAGCAGGTTCTCCGTCTGGAGCCGGTCCAGAAGGCCGCGCAGCCGGGGCCGGCCCTCGCTCTCCGCCAGTTCCTCGTACGACGGTCCCTCGCCGGTGCGGGCCTGCTTCAGCCCCCACTGGCCCTTGAACAGCGCGCCCTCGTCGAGCCAGCTCGCGTACTCCTTGAGCGGGATGCCCTTGACGATCCGGGTGTCCCAGAACGGCGGGGCCGGCACCGGGTTGTCGGTGGCGACGTCGGAGCGGATGTGCCCCTCCTCCGGGCGCTCCTCGACCTCGACGGCGGCGGTGGCGCGGACGCGTCGTTGTTTCAGGTCGGGCAGCTTGGCGCCGGGCACGCCGCGCTTGACGCCGATGAGGGCGTCCATCAGGTGCAGGCCCTCGAAGGCGTCGCGGGCGTAGCGGACCTCGCCCTCGTAGATCTCGTGCAGGTCCTGCTCGACGTAGGCGCGGGTGAGGGCGGCGCCGCCGAGGATCACCGGGAAGCGGGCGGCCAGGCCGCGCTGGTTCAGCTCCTCCAGGTTCTCCTTCATGATCACCGTGGACTTCACCAGCAGCCCGGACATGCCGATGACGTCGGCCCGGTGCTCCTCGGCGGCATCCAGGATCGCGGAGACCGGCTGCTTGATGCCCAGGTTGACGACGTTGTAGCCGTTGTTGGACAGGATGATGTCGACGAGGTTCTTGCCGATGTCGTGCACATCGCCGCGCACGGTCGCCAGCACGATCGTGCCCTTGCCCTCGGAATCCGACTTCTCCATGTGCGGCTCGAGATGGGCGACGGCGGCCTTCATGACCTCGGCGGACTGCAGGACGAACGGCAGCTGCATCTGCCCGGAGCCGAACAGCTCGCCGACGACCTTCATGCCGTCCAGCAGGGTCTCGTTGACGATGTCGAGCGCCGGGCGGTCCTCGAGAGCGGCGTCCAGGTCGGCCTCCAGGCCGTTCTTCTCACCGTCGATGATCCGCCGCTTCAGACGCTCCTCCAGCGGCAGCGCGGCCAGCTCCTCGGCCTTGCCGGCCTTCAGCGACTTCGCCGTCGCCCCCTCGAAGAGCTGCATCAGCTTCTGGAGCGGGTCGTACCCCTCGGCGCGCCGGTCGTAGATCAGGTCCAGGGCCGTGGTGACCTGCTCCTCGTCGAAACGGGCGATCGGCAGGATCTTGGAGGCGTGCACGATCGCCGAGTCCAGACCGGCCTTGACGCATTCGTCGAGGAAGACGGAGTTCAGCAGGATACGGGCGGCCGGGTTCAGACCGAAGGAGATGTTCGACAGGCCGAGGGTGGTCTGCACGGCCGGGTGGCGGCGCTTGAGCTCGCGGATCGCCTCGATCGTCGCGATGCCGTCCCTGCGGGACTCCTCCTGACCGGTGCAGATGGTGAAGGTCAGGGTGTCGATGAGGATGTCGTCCTCGCGGATGCCCCAGTTCCCGGTCAGGTCGCCGATCAGCCGTTCGGCGATCTCGACCTTCTTCTCGGGGGTACGGGCCTGGCCCTCCTCGTCGATGGTGAGCGCGATCAGCGCGGCGCCGTGCTCCCCCGCGAGCTTCGTCACGCGCGCGAACCGCGACTCCGGGCCGTCGCCGTCCTCGTAGTTCACGGAGTTGATCACCGCGCGGCCGCCGAGCTTCTCCAGGCCGGCCTGGATGACATCGACCTCGGTGGAGTCCAGCACGATCGGCAAAGTGGACGCGGTGGCGAAACGGCCGGCGAGTTCCTCCATGTCGGCGACCCCGTCGCGGCCGACGTAGTCCACACACAGGTCGAGCATGTGCGCGCCCTCACGGATCTGCTCGCGCGCCATCTCCACACAGTCGTCCCAGCGGGCCTCGAGCATGGCCTCGCGGAACTTCTTGGAGCCGTTGGCGTTCGTACGCTCACCGATGGCCAGATAGGAGGTGTCCTGGCGGAACGGCACCGTCTGGTAGAGGGAGGCGGCACCGGGCTCGGGGCGCGGATCGCGCTCGGCCGGGGTGAGGCCCCGGACACGCTCGACGACCTGACGCAGGTGCTCGGGCGTCGTACCGCAGCAGCCGCCGACGAGCGACAGGCCGTACTCCCGGACGAAGGTCTCCTGCGCGTCGGCCAGCTCGGGTGCGGTCAGCGGGTAGTGGGCGCCGTCCTTGCCGAGGACGGGCAGGCCCGCGTTGGGCATGCAGGACAGCGGGATACGGGCGTTGCGGGCGAGGTAGCGCAGGTGCTCGCTCATCTCGGCCGGGCCGGTGGCGCAGTTCAGGCCGATCATGTCGATGCCGAGCGGTTCCAGCGCGGTCAGCGCGGCGCCGATCTCGGAGCCGAGCAGCATGGTGCCGGTGGTCTCGACGGTCACCGACACGATGAGCGGCAGGTCCAGGCCGAGGGCTTCGAGGCCGCGGCGGGCGCCGAGGACGGCCGCCTTGGTCTGCAGCAGGTCCTGGGTGGTCTCCACCAGCAGCGCGTCGGCGCCGCCGGCGACCAGGCCCTCGGCGTTGCGCTGGTAGGCGTCGCGCAGGGTGGTGTAGGGGGCGTGGCCGAGGGTGGGCAGCTTGGTGCCGGGGCCCATGGAGCCGAGGACCCAGCGGGGGCGGCCGTCCTGGGCCGTGAACGCGTCGGCGGCCTCGCGG
The genomic region above belongs to Streptomyces sp. CG1 and contains:
- a CDS encoding tRNA (adenine-N1)-methyltransferase, encoding MSEPTGAARRRGPFKVGDQVQLTDPKGRHYTFTLEAGKNFHTHKGSFPHDELIGAPEGSVVRTTGNVAYLALRPLLPDYVLSMPRGAAVVYPKDAGQILAFADIFPGARVVEAGVGSGSLSSFLLRAIGDQGMLHSYERREDFAEIAQQNVERYFGGPHPAWQLTVGDLQDNLSDTDVDRVILDMLAPWECLEAVSKALVPGGILCCYVATTTQLARTVESIREIGCFNEPTAWETMIRNWHIEGLAVRPDHRMIGHTGFLLTARRLADGVEPPMRRRRPAKGAYGEDYAGPNADGGTGR
- a CDS encoding site-2 protease family protein, yielding MDVSGGSGQPRSGKDEPAQHPAGPTAPTTGLTHDPGPEPQPRTPGAAPHEDTTDRDPSDPSDAEVTGEPTSGPAAAPPVQAATGTPEDAGNTGTGAAAENPTSGTEANATDATTTDTGSRFDPDAAKDTKDDTPGTDTPAPGPRDPHGEHRSLAHSGIAKGEPPQPRPKEPGGGILMGRPFGVPVYVAPSWFLVAALITWVFGGQLDRVLPGLGAARYLVSLFFAVAFYASVLVHELAHTVAAIRFKLPVRRIQLQFFGGVSEIEKEAETPGREFVLAFVGPLLSLILAGLFYLAMKPVEPGTVPGVLLAGLMISNLIVAIFNLLPGLPLDGGRMLRAVVWKITGKPMSGTVAAAWVGRALAVAVLIGLPLLNQSGALGGDNTDAGGMDTVTDALLAAILAAIIWTGAGNSLRMARLREHLPELRARTLTRRAVPVQTDTPLSEALRRANAAGARALVVVDAHGNPLSLVRESAIVGVPEHRRPWVAVSGLAQDLTDGMRVSAELSGEELLDVLRATPATEYLVVEETGEIYGVLSAADVERAFVQAMARPAA
- a CDS encoding RecB family exonuclease yields the protein MGMDSSIEDAGAPAGSAEQTGPAEAPQQTPTTAAPATAAEPVPSPSIPAVAAEEIPATEKALPGTETPPAAAAPAVPGAERAAVPPTSLSPSRAGDFMQCPLLYRFRVIDRLPEKPSAVATRGTLVHAVLERLFDAPAAERTAPRAKALVPGQWDRLRESRPEVTELFADDPDGERLAGWLAEAERLVERWFTLEDPTRLEPAERELFVETELESGLRLRGIIDRVDVAPTGEVRIVDYKTGKAPRPEYSEGALFQMKFYALVVWRLKRVVPRRLQLVYLGSGDVLTYDPVLADLERVERKLHALWEAIERATQTGEWRPRPTKLCGWCDHQAHCPEFGGTPPAYPLPVRAAESGRVEQGRMGPD
- a CDS encoding response regulator transcription factor, whose translation is MAIRVLLVDDQPLLRTGFRMILEAEQDIAVVGEAGDGLQALDQVRALQPDVVLMDIRMPRMDGVEATRQITGPDRSGPAKVLVLTTFDLDEYVVEALRAGASGFLLKDAPANELVQAIRVVAGGEAMLAPSITRRLLDKYATHLPSGDEPVPDTLNTLTDREVEVLKLVARGLSNAEIAADLFVSETTVKTHVGHVLTKLGLRDRVQAAVYAYESGLVRPGAQ
- a CDS encoding ABC transporter substrate-binding protein; the encoded protein is MNLRNQWPVLPVVAGLASGLLTGCGSGSGDSGGTGSSVVMGMSDDVLATDPASGYDPGSWLLFDNVFQSLLSFPKGATEPQPELAKECSFTDSRATVYKCELKDGLKFSNGDDLTSKDVKFSFDRMLKINDSAGPAVMFPMLGSIGTPDAKTVVFHLKSSDATFPSKIASGAGSIVDHSQYDANGLRTDHQAVGSGPYKLDSFDKDKAVFSVNGNYKGTAKVKNSGVTLKFFHGDRTALKQALLDGKVDIAYRGLSASDIAGLDKQGGSKGVDVIEGTSAEVQHLVFNMKDPVAGKVGVRKAMAYLIDRDALIKNVYQGTATPLYSIIPAGIVGHNTAFFDTYGARPSQAKAAAALHADGITGKVKLTLWSTPSRYGPATDEELKAIAGQLNASGLFDADVKSVAFDQYEKDITADKYGVYVKGWVPDYPDADNFTAPFFGKGNVLDNNYSNSTITGSLIPSTAAQSDRGATDQNFGRLQNIVATELPVLPVWQAKQYAVARDGVYGLEYCLDASTVFRFWELSKS
- a CDS encoding ABC transporter substrate-binding protein, yielding MNRKTLVLPAVAGLLTPVLAACGGSSSGSKSGDAIVVGTTDRFTTTNDAPAPLDPAYAYDVGTWNILRQSVQTLMAQPKGEGDPVPDAAESCSFTDSGSERYACKLRDGLKFASGDQVTAQDVKYSIERALRIKADSGVASLLNTIDTIETQGDREVIFHLKTADATFPYKLSTPVAGIINPKDYPKDKLRDGFEVDGSGPYTFHADTDGNAITTATFTKNPNYKGYVKVNNGKVELRSFSDADAMGAAIDKGDIDVMTRTMSPEQIQKLDAGGGNKVDLVDMPGLEIRYLAFNTNAPSVKSKAVRQAMAQLIDRAALVGKVYGTQAEPLYSLVPATVTGHSNSFFNKYGNPSADKAKSLLAKAGITTPVKLTLHYTTDHYGSAEKKEFEVLQQQLNDSGLFDASIQGHTWETFRPAEKKGQYDVYGMGWFPDFPDADNFLAPFLDKGNFLGSPYSNATIQNTLIPDSRREADRLAAAKSLTAIQDTVADDVPILPLWQGKQYVAARSDITGVAYALNSSSTLQLWELGRGVSG
- a CDS encoding HAD family hydrolase, whose translation is MTSTVPALGTRTAEGSALQAVLLDMDGTLVDTEGFWWDVEVEIFARLGHTLDESWRHVVVGGPMTRSAGFLIEATGADIPLTELTELLNDGFEDRIDHALPLMPGAARLLAELHEHAIPTALVSASHRRIIDRVLKVLGPHHFALSIAGDEVSRTKPFPDPYLLAAAGLGAQPDRCAVVEDTATGVAAAEAAGCRVVAVPSVAPITSSGGRTVVTSLEEVDLAFLRGLMTEMP